One stretch of Nitrospirota bacterium DNA includes these proteins:
- a CDS encoding molecular chaperone TorD family protein, with protein MREIVESVIAGERERTYRFLSNLCLKPPSDSLISMIEDGSILSVVQGDSNGYSELVRFVEEASNMPDLRNELTAEHTALFVLPRGVIPHGAVFLDKEKRLGGRVTISVEQFYERAGADILKDCTEMPDHLGMELEFMGFLCKIEEESWQKGDHTALQRCIEFEKSFLYEHLLKWAFQCCESIIEHTTSRFYKALAYLIMEFLRDEEEYVAEIYGDSIASLKRGNL; from the coding sequence TTGCGTGAAATTGTAGAGTCTGTTATAGCAGGAGAGCGCGAGAGGACGTACAGGTTTTTATCAAACCTCTGCTTGAAGCCTCCGTCAGATTCTCTCATCTCAATGATAGAGGATGGGAGTATCCTGTCAGTGGTTCAGGGTGATAGTAATGGTTATTCTGAACTCGTAAGGTTTGTCGAAGAGGCATCTAATATGCCAGACCTTAGAAATGAGTTGACAGCAGAGCATACCGCTCTGTTTGTGTTACCCAGAGGTGTCATTCCTCATGGGGCAGTATTTCTTGATAAAGAGAAGAGGCTCGGTGGAAGGGTTACGATCAGTGTTGAACAGTTCTACGAGAGGGCAGGTGCGGATATTCTTAAAGACTGCACTGAGATGCCTGACCATCTTGGAATGGAATTAGAGTTTATGGGATTTCTATGTAAGATAGAGGAAGAGTCATGGCAAAAAGGTGACCATACGGCACTCCAGAGATGTATTGAGTTCGAAAAGAGTTTCTTATATGAGCATCTTCTAAAGTGGGCATTTCAATGCTGTGAAAGTATTATTGAACATACAACAAGCAGATTTTACAAGGCACTTGCATATTTAATAATGGAGTTTTTAAGGGATGAGGAAGAATATGTTGCAGAGATTTATGGAGACTCCATTGCGAGCCTGAAGCGTGGCAATTTATAG
- a CDS encoding alginate export family protein translates to MSRRNNKYRHPIFAVVPFFFLFCIAFSAEGTDIGVKERSAPQSEDAQKKIQQLERRIADLEAIIKRLLEDKKAGAAISSQQPTVTKMAVEEKKEKTSASKDEWEEPVVQKEPAKGRDEEARRRLTELETWKRKLEAKSAKEEEEVAEKVKINLSGKYKARLNIRNNLNLSNPKQTWEYDNDTYIDQRLQLKIEADYGPLTSVILFDRGNYVFDWKEDSEGTLDRWSEFQTVNAAQFREIYFQYTGDFVLKVGRYSMFVGNGGIVLEGPNIDAIKLSYPIGQTFMGRVSTSLAYMALPGGWKNYDNFTYPAGDRSAVFGIANKLDGLLLSFNIKPTTDLTIEPYVLKVFDRGKFGNSDLNLDKDFNKNTTPRDGHFEPMWLGAAILGKMDKISYKADLIYLTGSYTLTRDINASALLLRGDYNFGQVGSLKNFSAGLEFGRGSGNKADDPATKDMKYFSGLFLCKERRKFGNIFSEDLRAGFYFWDSNLANVTFVRAISDFEPAQKLKTNLSLSKLWTTESVYKGRGPVSNWWDWSRGTSTTTAKTRDIGWELDMNLVFPIYKRVRGFTEVGFLIPGAVYQKSNGKKADPASEIVIGAEFEF, encoded by the coding sequence GTGAGCAGGAGAAATAACAAATATAGACATCCCATTTTTGCGGTAGTTCCTTTTTTCTTTCTATTTTGCATCGCCTTTTCAGCAGAGGGAACTGATATTGGAGTAAAAGAAAGATCAGCCCCACAATCTGAAGATGCCCAAAAGAAAATTCAGCAGCTGGAAAGACGTATCGCAGACCTTGAAGCAATAATTAAAAGACTGCTTGAGGATAAAAAAGCAGGGGCAGCGATCAGCAGTCAACAGCCAACAGTCACGAAAATGGCGGTGGAAGAGAAAAAAGAAAAAACCTCAGCAAGCAAAGATGAATGGGAAGAGCCTGTAGTTCAGAAAGAGCCAGCAAAGGGAAGGGATGAAGAGGCGAGGCGGAGGCTTACAGAACTGGAGACATGGAAAAGGAAGTTAGAGGCTAAATCAGCAAAGGAAGAAGAAGAGGTGGCTGAGAAGGTAAAGATTAATTTATCTGGAAAGTATAAGGCTCGCTTAAATATAAGGAATAATCTCAATCTTAGTAACCCAAAGCAGACCTGGGAATACGACAATGACACATATATTGACCAGAGGCTTCAGTTAAAAATAGAAGCAGATTACGGTCCGCTTACATCAGTTATTCTCTTTGATAGAGGAAATTATGTATTTGACTGGAAGGAAGACAGCGAAGGAACCCTCGATAGGTGGTCAGAATTTCAAACAGTTAATGCAGCACAGTTCAGAGAGATTTATTTCCAGTATACAGGTGATTTTGTCCTTAAGGTAGGAAGATATTCTATGTTTGTTGGTAATGGGGGAATTGTCCTTGAAGGTCCTAACATAGATGCCATAAAACTTAGCTATCCTATTGGTCAGACATTTATGGGAAGGGTCTCTACTTCTCTTGCCTATATGGCGCTCCCCGGGGGATGGAAAAATTATGACAATTTCACATATCCAGCAGGTGATAGAAGCGCTGTATTTGGTATAGCCAATAAATTAGACGGTTTGCTTCTGAGTTTTAATATTAAACCGACAACAGATTTAACTATCGAACCTTATGTACTCAAGGTTTTTGACAGGGGTAAGTTTGGGAATTCAGATCTAAACCTCGATAAAGATTTTAATAAAAATACAACACCCCGCGATGGACATTTTGAACCGATGTGGCTTGGGGCAGCAATTTTAGGTAAAATGGATAAGATATCCTATAAGGCTGATTTAATTTATCTTACCGGTTCTTATACCCTGACAAGGGATATTAATGCATCTGCCCTTTTATTAAGGGGTGACTATAATTTTGGGCAGGTCGGCTCTCTTAAGAATTTTTCTGCAGGATTGGAGTTCGGTCGTGGTTCAGGGAATAAGGCTGATGATCCTGCCACAAAAGACATGAAATATTTCAGTGGATTATTCCTTTGCAAAGAGCGTAGAAAATTCGGGAACATCTTTAGTGAGGATTTAAGGGCAGGATTCTATTTCTGGGATAGCAATCTTGCCAATGTAACATTTGTCAGGGCAATTTCAGACTTTGAACCTGCCCAGAAATTGAAGACAAACCTCTCACTGTCAAAACTCTGGACAACGGAGAGTGTTTATAAAGGTCGTGGTCCTGTAAGTAACTGGTGGGACTGGAGTAGAGGGACATCTACTACGACTGCAAAGACAAGGGATATTGGATGGGAATTAGATATGAATCTTGTTTTTCCAATATACAAACGAGTAAGAGGCTTTACAGAGGTAGGATTTCTTATACCGGGGGCTGTATATCAGAAGTCAAATGGAAAAAAGGCTGACCCTGCCTCAGAGATTGTGATAGGAGCGGAGTTTGAATTTTAG